From Salvia miltiorrhiza cultivar Shanhuang (shh) unplaced genomic scaffold, IMPLAD_Smil_shh fragScaff_scaffold_2_2:::fragment_3, whole genome shotgun sequence, one genomic window encodes:
- the LOC131002886 gene encoding putative late blight resistance protein homolog R1B-16 has protein sequence MAAYATLVSAMHIIDNLQLHPCPPIPLHIKQVESLTQKISFLLEFLQSYNPHRVYSNEADPLEIRIADAAYAAEYAIESHIFDEECSIVSHIFDEVKNDGENMIFDGLYKALEKVIQDMASVEEEAKQIQGRVGVQHQLLRNSTPPHSLRSSSILQKRSSSLTPQSSMVGADDVKLQMKDKLTSRCSDLLIIPVVGMGGSGKTTLARTVYEERLIKEHFDICAWATISQEYSIREIFGVVLRQLHYAIDDNLSEDEVGEILYKHLFGRRYLIVMDDMWSIDAWYRVKNYFPDNKMGSRIVVTTRLSDLASTLSKSDNLEMKLLNEADSWELLSETVFGEEGCPLELKEIGKKIGKGCKGLPLSIVVVGGLLAKSKHTREFWEYIEKNLNAASVNLEDDERCLKILYMSYKQLPVYLKPCFLYMGVFPEDVEIDISRLVIYWGVEGFLKPESGKSLEEIAKKYLEDLIGRNLVIRNNGTKKYCKIHDLLRDLCRREAQKERFYDTASDNEAISALSSMSQARSLTWRVRLKLSALSTSLLRILKIVRFQPFEDFTENMDQLVNSRFLEIFAKGGNFPYSIWRFWNLQTLIVHNYNVVTAPTDFWCMPHIRHVEFFTLRLVDPPNDRDDIVLGNLQRLGKVLDFKCSKEVVKKIPNIKKLAFSNGGEGDDDMYCLSNLDALTKLKSLNCSFLATGAINFPQSLKSLVLRSEGSSYCWQDILDKVGVLPHLRKLTLNNGRFNQGKWETTEGQFCSLRFLSVKWCDGIEIWKTQSSHFPCLESLHLVEVCKLVEIPLDFAEISTLREIDVKRCSDAVVESAKRISEEHEDYYGEGALQVRIELASPNSELASPHSELASSNSEEEDD, from the coding sequence ATGGCGGCTTATGCAACTCTAGTTTCTGCTATGCATATCATTGATAACCTTCAACTTCATCCTTGCCCTCCTATTCCTCTCCATATTAAACAAGTTGAGTCTCTCACTCAAAAAATCAGTTTCTTGCTAGAATTTCTCCAATCCTATAATCCTCATCGTGTCTACTCCAATGAAGCGGATCCCTTAGAGATTCGCATTGCAGATGCAGCTTATGCAGCCGAATACGCCATtgaatctcatattttcgaTGAGGAATGCTCCATTGTATCTCATATTTTTGATGAGGTAAAAAATGATGGAGAAAATATGATCTTTGATGGCTTGTATAAAGCTCTCGAGAAGGTGATACAAGATATGGCTTCTGTCGAAGAGGAGGCCAAGCAAATTCAAGGGAGAGTTGGAGTCCAACATCAGCTGCTCAGAAACTCAACTCCTCCTCATTCCTTGAGATCTTCTTCGATTTTGCAGAAGAGATCTTCTTCGCTTACGCCTCAGAGTAGCATGGTGGGTGCTGATGATGTCAAGCTTCAAATGAAGGATAAGCTCACTTCTCGTTGCAGTGATCTACTAATCATTCCCGTTGTAGGGATGGGCGGCTCgggtaagaccactcttgctagAACTGTTTATGAAGAACGTCTTATTAAGGAGcattttgatatttgtgcttgggCTACCATCTCTCAAGAATATAGCATTAGAGAAATTTTTGGAGTAGTTCTTCGTCAATTACATTATGCAATTGATGATAATTTGAGTGAGGATGAAGTAGGAGaaatattgtataaacacttgtTTGGTAGAAGATACTTAATTGtaatggatgatatgtggagcaTTGATGCATGGTATAGGGTCAAGAATTATTTTCCGGATAATAAAATGGGTAGCAGAATAGTGGTAACAACAAGGCTCTCAGATTTGGCTTCTACATTGTCCAAGTCTGATAACCTTGAGATGAAACTTTTGAATGAGGCTGATAGTTGGGAGCTTCTCTCCGAAACAGTGTTTGGGGAAGAAGGTTGCCCTCTTGAATTGAAGGAAATTGGAAAAAAGATTGGAAAAGGTTGCAAAGGACTTCCATTGTCAATTGTCGTGGTGGGAGGACTTTTGGCCAAGTCCAAACATACAAGAGAATTTTGGGAATACATAGAGAAAAACTTGAATGCTGCAAGTGTTAATTTAGAGGATGATGAGCGTTGCTTGAAAATATTATACATGAGCTACAAGCAATTGCCAGTATATTTGAAACCATGTTTTCTGTATATGGGAGTTTTCCCGGAAGATGTGGAGATTGACATTTCAAGGCTTGTTATATATTGGGGTGTTGAAGGATTTTTAAAACCAGAAAGTGGGAAAAGCTTGGAAGAGATAGCAAAAAAGTATTTGGAAGACCTTATTGGTAGAAATCTTGTTATAAGGAATAATGGAACCAAGAAGTACTGTAAAATTCATGACTTGTTGAGAGACTTGTGCCGGAGAGAAGCTCAAAAAGAAAGGTTTTATGATACCGCATCTGATAATGAAGCCATAAGCGCCTTGTCGTCTATGTCTCAAGCTCGTTCATTGACGTGGCGTGTTCGACTAAAACTGTCAGCGCTCAGTACGAGTTTGTTGAGGATACTGAAAATAGTTAGATTCCAACCATTTGAAGATTTCACTGAAAACATGGATCAATTAGTGAACTCACGGTTCCTTGAAATCTTTGCTAAAGGGGGGAATTTCCCTTATTCTATTTGGCGATTTTGGAATCTACAAACACTAATTGTTCATAACTACAATGTGGTTACTGCGCCAACTGATTTTTGGTGCATGCCTCACATCAGGCATGTTGAGTTCTTCACTCTTCGTCTCGTAGATCCTCCTAACGACCGAGATGACATTGTTTTGGGAAATCTGCAAAGGTTGGGGAAAGTGTTAGATTTCAAGTGCAGCAAAGAAGTGGTCAAAAAAATTcccaatataaaaaaattggcttTTTCTAACGGGGGAGAGGGTGACGATGACATGTATTGTCTCAGCAATCTTGATGCTCTAACTAAACTTAAGTCCTTGAATTGCTCTTTTTTAGCAACGGGTGCAATCAACTTTCCCCAATCGCTCAAGAGTTTGGTTCTTCGTAGCGAAGGATCGAGTTATTGCTGGCAAGACATATTGGATAAGGTAGGTGTGTTGCCCCATCTTCGGAAGCTCACACTCAACAATGGGAGATTCAACCAAGGGAAGTGGGAAACAACTGAAGGCCAATTTTGCAGTCTCAGATTCTTAAGTGTAAAGTGGTGTGATGGTATAGAAATATGGAAAACTCAAAGCTCCCACTTTCCATGCCTTGAGTCCCTTCATCTTGTTGAAGTATGTAAGTTGGTGGAGATCCCTTTAGATTTCGCAGAAATATCCACACTTAGAGAAATTGATGTGAAACGTTGTAGCGATGCGGTTGTGGAATCTGCTAAAAGAATATCAGAGGAACACGAGGACTATTATGGGGAAGGAGCCCTTCAAGTTCGTATTGAGCTTGCTAGTCCTAACTCCGAGCTTGCTAGTCCTCACTCCGAGCTTGCTAGTTCTAACTCCGAGGAGGAAGACGACTAA